One genomic region from Lates calcarifer isolate ASB-BC8 linkage group LG10, TLL_Latcal_v3, whole genome shotgun sequence encodes:
- the fezf1 gene encoding fez family zinc finger protein 1, producing the protein MDGPLRRPAGILGSPPASGSQPAGSDMLTSGGGGSKPLAFSIDRIMARTPEPKSIPLPSWFQSAPVGKPDVCPSSLHCMIPLVPLGYDPGHRLSISGLDPGHFDASSVAAPADLLGFGLNYKNQQEESAAGQPAAGQYKLFRPRVVNQSSFPAVGTVCYLNCSTDAGTCPPPAGLVNLHPMASYLLSARHKAFMAEKSKPGLQQAGERYPVPGVQAFKELSQSQIQHYMKERDQILSDKIFKGSAAAAAAARLSGSCPGSKPKVFTCEVCGKVFNAHYNLTRHMPVHTGARPFVCKVCGKGFRQASTLCRHKIIHTQEKPHKCNQCGKAFNRSSTLNTHTRIHAGYKPFVCEFCGKGFHQKGNYKNHKLTHSGEKQFKCSICSKAFHQVYNLTFHMHTHNDKKPFTCPTCGKGFCRNFDLKKHVRKLHDPAGPQSPPQA; encoded by the exons ATGGACGGTCCTCTCCGCCGCCCAGCGGGGATCCTCGGCTCCCCCCCGGCTTCTGGGAGCCAGCCCGCGGGCTCCGACATGCTCACCtccggcggcggcggcagcaaGCCTCTCGCTTTCTCCATCGACCGGATTATGGCCCGGACGCCCGAGCCCAAGTCGATACCGCTCCCCAGCTGGTTCCAGTCCGCTCCCGTGGGGAAACCCGACGTCTGTCCGTCCTCGCTGCACTGCATGATCCCGCTGGTGCCGCTCGGGTACGATCCGGGCCACCGGCTCAGCATCAGCGGGCTGGATCCGGGCCACTTCGACGCGTCCTCCGTGGCCGCTCCCGCAGACTTGCTGGGCTTTGGGTTGAACTATAAGAACCAGCAGGAGGAGTCCGCCGCGGGCCAGCCCGCCGCGGGCCAGTACAAACTGTTCAGACCCCGGGTGGTGAACCAGTCCTCGTTCCCCGCCGTGGGCACCGTGTGCTACCTGAACTGCAGCACGGACGCCGGCACCTGTcccccgccggccggcctcgtCAACCTGCACCCGATGGCCTCGTACCTGCTCAGCGCCCGGCACAAAGCCTTCATGGCGGAGAAGAGCAAGCCGGGCCTGCAGCAGGCCGGGGAGCGGTACCCGGTGCCCGGCGTGCAGGCCTTCAAGGAGCTGTCTCAGAGCCAGATCCAGCACTACATGAAGGAGCGGGACCAGATCCTCAGCGACAAGATCTTCAAGGGCTccgcggcggcggcggcggcggcccGGCTCAGCGGCTCCTGTCCCGGCAGCAAGCCCAAGGTTTTCACCTGCGAGGTCTGCGGCAAG gtcTTTAACGCGCACTACAACCTGACCCGCCACATGCCCGTGCACACGGGCGCGCGACCCTTCGTGTGTAAAGTTTGCGGTAAAGGTTTCAGACAGGCGAGCACACTGTGCCGACACAAGATCATCCACactcag gaAAAACCGCACAAGTGTAACCAGTGCGGGAAAGCGTTCAACCGCAGCTCCACGCTCAACACGCACACGCGCATCCACGCGGGATACAAACCGTTCGTGTGCGAGTTCTGCGGGAAAGGATTCCATCAGAAAG GAAACTACAAGAACCACAAGCTGACGCACAGCGGGGAGAAGCAGTTCAAGTGTTCTATCTGCAGCAAGGCGTTCCACCAGGTGTACAACCTCACCTtccacatgcacacgcacaacGACAAGAAGCCCTTCACCTGCCCCACCTGCGGAAAGGGCTTCTGCAGGAACTTTGACCTGAAGAAACACGTCAGGAAGCTGCACGACCCCGCCGGCCCGCAGTCGCCCCCCCAGGCCTGA